A region from the Arthrobacter roseus genome encodes:
- the pyrH gene encoding UMP kinase: MENNAQPEGNPRRRVLLKLSGEVFGGGKLGVDPEIVRGIATQIAATVGKVEVAIVVGGGNFFRGIELSQSGMDRSRADYMGMLGTVMNCLALQDFLEQAGVETRVQSAITMGQVAEAYIPRRAIRHLEKGRVVIFGAGAGLPYFSTDTVAAQRALEVHADLVLMAKSGVDGVYTADPRKDPSAQKLQALTYDDALRQDIRVMDQTAMTMCKDNSLEMLVFGMEGEGNVTSAILGEEIGTRVTV; this comes from the coding sequence ATGGAAAACAACGCGCAGCCAGAAGGAAACCCGCGCAGGCGAGTTCTGCTCAAACTCTCTGGGGAAGTATTCGGCGGTGGCAAGCTAGGTGTGGATCCGGAGATCGTTCGTGGCATCGCGACGCAGATCGCGGCGACAGTGGGCAAGGTGGAGGTGGCCATTGTTGTCGGCGGGGGTAACTTTTTCCGTGGAATAGAGTTGTCACAAAGCGGAATGGACCGTTCTCGGGCGGACTACATGGGCATGCTTGGTACGGTGATGAACTGTCTCGCTCTTCAGGATTTCCTGGAACAGGCTGGTGTTGAAACCCGGGTGCAGAGCGCGATCACCATGGGCCAGGTGGCTGAGGCGTATATTCCTCGCAGGGCTATCCGACACCTTGAGAAGGGGCGTGTCGTCATCTTTGGTGCTGGCGCGGGGCTTCCATATTTCTCCACTGATACCGTGGCTGCTCAGCGTGCGCTCGAAGTGCACGCGGATCTTGTCTTGATGGCCAAAAGCGGTGTCGACGGCGTATATACCGCGGACCCACGCAAGGATCCATCGGCTCAAAAACTCCAAGCGCTCACCTATGATGATGCCTTGCGCCAGGACATCCGGGTCATGGACCAAACGGCCATGACAATGTGCAAGGACAACAGCCTCGAAATGCTTGTTTTCGGTATGGAGGGCGAAGGTAACGTCACCAGTGCGATCCTCGGTGAGGAAATCGGTACCCGCGTGACCGTCTGA
- the frr gene encoding ribosome recycling factor has protein sequence MIQETLQESAEKMDKAVEVAKEDFSTIRTGRANPSLFSKLTVDYYGTPTPLQQLAAFQVPEARTLLITPYDKSSLQDIERVLRDSSIGANPANDGVVIRIVMPELTEERRREYVKVVKSKAEDAKISIRNIRRKAKDAIDKFVKDGDAGEDEGNRAEKELDAATKSHTDTVDELLKRKEAELLEV, from the coding sequence GTGATTCAGGAAACCCTGCAGGAGTCAGCGGAGAAGATGGATAAGGCGGTCGAGGTCGCCAAGGAGGACTTTTCCACAATCCGTACCGGTAGGGCCAACCCATCGCTCTTCTCCAAATTGACAGTGGATTACTATGGGACCCCCACGCCGTTGCAACAGTTGGCCGCGTTCCAGGTGCCTGAAGCGCGCACACTTCTCATCACCCCGTATGACAAGTCTTCCCTCCAGGACATCGAGCGGGTGCTGCGCGATTCGAGCATCGGAGCCAACCCTGCAAATGACGGCGTCGTCATTCGCATAGTCATGCCGGAGCTCACCGAAGAGCGTCGTCGCGAATATGTGAAAGTCGTTAAGTCAAAGGCGGAAGATGCCAAAATTTCCATCCGCAATATCCGGCGGAAGGCCAAGGACGCCATCGACAAGTTCGTCAAGGACGGCGACGCCGGCGAGGACGAGGGCAACCGGGCGGAGAAAGAGCTCGACGCCGCCACCAAATCCCATACCGACACCGTCGATGAATTGCTCAAGCGCAAGGAAGCTGAGCTTCTCGAGGTCTGA
- a CDS encoding phosphatidate cytidylyltransferase, whose amino-acid sequence MSDVEPPAPDRGPLTASSGNPIGSPATGPSNRKQRRAAGTSRAGRDLPAAIGVGLALLFTVLIGLFFMPLAFVVTATVFGVIGVWEVSRALQVRNIHVPLVPVVAGSVALPFAAYLGGTEALGFALVASAVAVLLWRSLDPTEDATRSILGGLFVILWVPFLISFALLLFQQPQGNFKVVTLLLLVVANDTFGYLLGAFFGKHPMAPKISPKKSWEGFAGSVGGAVLIGVMASLFLLDLPWWFGLVLAIATVAAATGGDLAESMIKRELGIKDMGTALPGHGGVMDRLDSIVFASPVAYVLSSTLVPGAM is encoded by the coding sequence ATGAGTGATGTTGAGCCTCCTGCGCCGGACCGTGGGCCGCTGACGGCCAGCAGTGGGAACCCGATAGGGTCGCCGGCCACCGGACCGTCGAATCGCAAGCAACGCCGAGCAGCTGGCACGTCGCGCGCTGGCCGGGACCTTCCAGCTGCCATCGGCGTGGGCTTGGCCTTGCTCTTCACGGTCCTTATTGGATTGTTCTTCATGCCGCTGGCCTTCGTCGTTACGGCCACTGTGTTCGGTGTCATAGGTGTGTGGGAGGTAAGCCGCGCGCTTCAGGTCAGGAACATTCATGTTCCATTGGTTCCGGTCGTTGCTGGCAGCGTGGCGCTCCCATTCGCGGCTTATCTAGGCGGAACTGAAGCGTTGGGCTTCGCTCTCGTGGCATCGGCTGTCGCGGTTCTGCTGTGGCGGAGTCTTGATCCAACAGAGGACGCAACGCGCAGCATTTTAGGCGGCCTCTTCGTTATTTTGTGGGTGCCATTCCTGATTAGTTTTGCCTTGTTGTTGTTCCAGCAGCCCCAAGGCAATTTTAAGGTCGTCACCCTGCTGTTATTGGTGGTCGCCAATGATACCTTCGGCTACTTGCTGGGGGCATTCTTCGGTAAACATCCTATGGCTCCGAAAATCAGTCCCAAGAAGTCATGGGAGGGATTCGCAGGATCTGTGGGCGGAGCTGTGCTGATCGGCGTCATGGCTTCTCTGTTTTTGCTCGACCTGCCCTGGTGGTTCGGGTTGGTTCTGGCCATCGCAACGGTGGCAGCAGCAACCGGGGGAGATCTCGCTGAATCCATGATCAAACGCGAACTCGGCATTAAGGATATGGGGACCGCGCTGCCCGGTCACGGGGGGGTCATGGACCGGCTTGACTCCATCGTGTTCGCGTCCCCTGTTGCCTACGTTCTATCCAGTACGCTCGTTCCAGGAGCAATGTAG
- a CDS encoding DivIVA domain-containing protein, whose protein sequence is MEELRRGRSPFERVGRREYGYNIRQVDDFLTEARAYYNDPDQDADPITSKTVRSMAFDPAKGGYEAQAVDAALDRLEDVFAQRERDQLIRDEGEEAWLAEIGRMSTVLRARLHRPLGERFRRPSARKAYSYNVRDVDALCNQLLEYFEQDQALSVDVIRRAAFREARGHAGYEENQVDAFLDRVVELMASID, encoded by the coding sequence ATGGAAGAGCTGCGGCGGGGGCGTTCACCCTTTGAAAGGGTGGGACGCCGCGAGTACGGATACAACATCCGGCAGGTGGACGATTTCCTTACCGAAGCCAGGGCTTATTATAACGACCCGGACCAGGACGCGGACCCCATCACGAGTAAGACGGTACGTTCTATGGCCTTTGACCCGGCCAAGGGCGGATATGAAGCGCAGGCAGTGGATGCGGCATTAGATCGGCTCGAGGACGTTTTTGCCCAACGCGAGCGGGACCAGCTCATCCGGGATGAGGGCGAGGAAGCGTGGCTCGCTGAAATCGGTCGTATGTCAACGGTTCTGCGAGCCCGGCTTCACCGTCCTTTGGGAGAACGTTTCCGTCGACCCTCGGCACGCAAGGCCTATAGCTATAACGTCAGGGACGTCGATGCACTGTGCAATCAGCTACTTGAGTATTTCGAGCAGGACCAAGCCCTGAGTGTGGATGTGATTCGACGCGCTGCTTTCCGGGAAGCGCGAGGCCACGCCGGCTATGAAGAGAACCAGGTGGATGCTTTCTTGGACCGTGTAGTGGAGCTGATGGCTTCCATCGATTAA
- a CDS encoding sodium:solute symporter family transporter, with protein MNPIAGYTALIAVSAATLLIGIYGLRFSRTTSDFYVASRSVRPWWNASAIGGEYLSAASFLGVAGLILVSGADALWFPVGYTAGYLMLLLFVAAPMRRSGAYTIPDFAETRLKSNLARTVTSFLVIAVGWLYIVPQLHGASLTITVATGLPGWVGAVVVVTVVVVTTMAGGMRSITFVQAFQYWLKLTAIAVPLVFIMLRLGSTGQDWAGDGAAFLTNGDNGNWYRNISLALALLLGTLGLPHVLVRFYTNPDGASARRTTLIVLGLLSAFYVFPTLYGVVGRTFAEDLASGSNADATVLLLPGRIFDGAASDALSALVVAGAFAAFLSTTSGLVVSVAGVLSQDFFGGSVNGFRRAALLSAVVPLIVAVATDSLALAGSVGLVFAFTASTLCPMLLLGIWWRGLTDIGAVVGMGVGTVLCGGAILTSALLNGPPPMLLQYPAAWTVPAAFTAMVLASRLTAHRKPSGIERILARLHVPEHH; from the coding sequence GTGAATCCGATAGCCGGCTACACGGCGCTTATTGCCGTTTCGGCGGCAACACTCCTGATTGGTATCTACGGCCTCAGATTCTCTCGCACTACATCAGACTTTTACGTGGCCTCGCGTTCTGTCCGACCATGGTGGAATGCCTCGGCAATCGGCGGGGAATACCTTTCTGCAGCGAGCTTCCTTGGCGTTGCCGGGCTGATCCTTGTCTCCGGCGCCGACGCCCTGTGGTTCCCGGTCGGTTACACCGCCGGCTATCTGATGCTGCTCCTGTTCGTCGCGGCACCGATGCGCCGGTCAGGGGCATACACTATCCCGGACTTCGCTGAGACTAGGCTGAAATCTAATCTGGCCAGAACAGTCACGAGTTTCCTGGTCATCGCCGTCGGCTGGCTCTACATCGTTCCACAACTTCACGGCGCCTCACTGACCATTACCGTGGCCACCGGGCTACCGGGCTGGGTGGGAGCCGTCGTGGTGGTCACCGTCGTCGTCGTCACGACCATGGCCGGTGGGATGAGGTCCATCACCTTCGTCCAGGCTTTCCAATACTGGCTCAAACTGACCGCCATAGCGGTTCCTCTGGTCTTTATTATGCTGCGGTTAGGATCCACCGGACAGGATTGGGCAGGAGACGGCGCAGCGTTTCTGACCAACGGAGACAACGGAAACTGGTACAGGAACATTTCCCTGGCACTCGCGTTACTGCTCGGAACACTCGGGCTTCCGCATGTCCTTGTTCGCTTTTACACAAATCCCGACGGCGCTTCAGCACGGCGCACAACGCTGATCGTGCTGGGCCTATTATCAGCATTCTATGTATTTCCCACGCTCTATGGAGTTGTGGGAAGGACCTTCGCCGAAGACCTGGCCTCTGGCTCGAATGCCGACGCGACCGTACTGCTCCTCCCCGGACGGATCTTCGACGGCGCAGCCTCGGACGCGTTGTCAGCGCTGGTGGTCGCAGGCGCTTTCGCTGCCTTCCTCTCCACCACATCGGGGCTGGTTGTGTCAGTTGCCGGAGTGCTGAGTCAGGACTTCTTCGGAGGCAGTGTCAACGGCTTCCGCCGGGCGGCACTGTTATCTGCAGTAGTTCCGCTCATAGTGGCGGTGGCAACCGACTCCCTAGCACTGGCCGGTAGTGTGGGTCTCGTCTTCGCTTTCACGGCATCAACGCTGTGCCCCATGCTGCTGCTCGGAATCTGGTGGCGTGGCCTGACCGATATAGGCGCAGTCGTCGGCATGGGCGTGGGTACGGTTTTGTGTGGAGGTGCGATCCTGACATCGGCCCTCTTGAACGGACCTCCGCCGATGCTGCTGCAGTATCCAGCGGCTTGGACAGTACCAGCGGCCTTCACCGCCATGGTCCTTGCGTCCCGGCTGACGGCACACCGCAAACCCTCAGGAATCGAACGGATTCTGGCACGCCTCCACGTGCCCGAACACCATTAA
- a CDS encoding LytR/AlgR family response regulator transcription factor, whose product MISVVVADDELPAVDELAYLLSLEPQVAAVHTATRGAQVLELLKSEHIDAVFLDIHMPAVSGLAIARVLSEMVRPPVVVFVTADEAHALAAYDLAAVDYLLKPVRPERLAEAVRRICELTNPSSTDPDSAELITVNQGGVSKLIRRDEVRYVQAQGDYARLHTAETSYLVRVPLADLVEQWESTGFHRIHRSYLVSLRSVDRVRTSGGRASVDVGGTLLPVSRRHLPAFRNVLKATRIRSRS is encoded by the coding sequence ATGATATCTGTGGTGGTGGCCGACGATGAGCTGCCTGCTGTCGACGAACTGGCGTACCTCCTTTCACTCGAACCTCAGGTTGCTGCCGTGCACACGGCTACCCGCGGCGCACAGGTCCTGGAGCTGTTGAAGTCCGAGCACATCGACGCGGTTTTCCTGGACATTCACATGCCTGCAGTCTCCGGACTTGCCATAGCGCGGGTCCTGTCAGAGATGGTGCGGCCACCCGTCGTCGTCTTCGTGACGGCAGACGAGGCACATGCCCTGGCCGCCTATGATCTGGCCGCCGTCGACTACCTGCTGAAGCCAGTGCGGCCAGAACGCCTGGCAGAAGCAGTCCGTCGGATCTGCGAGCTGACGAATCCCTCTTCGACCGATCCGGACTCCGCGGAACTCATCACCGTCAACCAGGGCGGCGTGAGTAAACTGATCCGCAGGGACGAAGTCCGCTACGTACAGGCGCAGGGAGACTACGCGCGTCTCCACACGGCAGAGACGAGTTATCTGGTACGCGTCCCTCTAGCTGACCTCGTTGAACAGTGGGAAAGTACCGGGTTCCATCGCATCCACCGCTCATATCTGGTCTCGCTGCGAAGTGTAGACCGTGTGAGGACCTCCGGTGGAAGAGCCAGTGTCGACGTCGGCGGAACGCTCCTGCCGGTGAGCCGGCGCCATCTGCCGGCCTTCCGCAATGTCCTGAAAGCCACCAGAATCCGCTCGCGCTCATGA
- a CDS encoding sensor histidine kinase, whose product MSEDTFEIIISSGVVICCLAAVAAVGFYLSRSHRDLGTDADLATYRTLHTAALASRHLRNGLTRTGARKAARHLREMLHSDVVVITNLNEVLAADGPPADYLSTALKAMGAGQTRIFRTKIPKRNGTDDAPPHQLVFAPIRTGKGIVGSVGAGGSTVSAGLIRACNELAGWMASQIDLAELDTSRALLMEAQMRALRAQISPHFIYNSLNAIASFINTDPPRARELVLEFADFTRYSFRNHGDFTTIAEELKSVDSYLLLERARFGDRLNVTLHIGPEVLTTVIPFLSLQPLVENAVQHGIEVREGPGHITITAQDAGAYAEVIIEDDGVGMDPDHAHEMLAGRNSGGHVGLRNVDLRLRRFYGSENGLIIETAPGEGTLIVMRVPKFQPENRP is encoded by the coding sequence ATGTCAGAGGACACGTTCGAAATCATCATCAGTTCCGGCGTCGTCATTTGTTGCCTGGCCGCCGTAGCCGCCGTGGGGTTCTATCTTTCGCGCTCCCATCGAGACCTCGGGACCGACGCGGACCTGGCCACGTACCGGACACTGCACACCGCGGCGCTCGCTTCACGGCACCTGCGCAACGGCCTCACCCGGACCGGTGCCCGCAAGGCTGCTCGCCACCTGCGCGAGATGCTCCACTCCGACGTCGTCGTCATCACCAACCTGAACGAGGTCCTGGCAGCGGACGGACCGCCCGCAGATTATCTGTCCACGGCGTTGAAGGCTATGGGCGCCGGTCAGACCCGGATCTTCAGGACAAAGATACCCAAACGTAACGGAACCGACGATGCGCCTCCCCACCAGTTGGTGTTTGCACCCATTCGGACAGGCAAGGGCATAGTGGGATCCGTTGGCGCCGGAGGCAGCACGGTAAGTGCCGGACTCATCCGAGCCTGCAACGAACTGGCAGGATGGATGGCGAGCCAGATAGACCTCGCAGAACTGGACACCTCACGCGCGTTGCTCATGGAGGCTCAGATGCGAGCCCTGCGCGCCCAGATCAGCCCACACTTCATCTACAACTCGCTCAATGCCATTGCCTCGTTCATCAACACTGATCCTCCCCGTGCCCGTGAACTCGTCCTGGAATTCGCGGACTTCACCCGTTACTCATTCCGTAACCACGGTGACTTCACCACAATCGCCGAAGAACTTAAGTCCGTGGACAGCTACCTCCTGCTCGAACGAGCACGCTTTGGCGACAGGTTGAATGTGACCTTGCATATCGGACCGGAGGTCCTGACCACGGTCATACCCTTCCTGAGCCTGCAACCTCTTGTCGAGAACGCCGTTCAGCACGGCATCGAAGTACGCGAGGGGCCGGGGCACATCACCATCACCGCACAGGACGCTGGCGCATATGCCGAAGTGATCATCGAGGACGACGGCGTGGGCATGGACCCGGATCATGCCCATGAAATGCTGGCTGGCCGAAACAGCGGCGGACATGTGGGACTACGCAACGTGGACCTTCGCCTCCGCCGGTTCTACGGCTCAGAGAACGGCTTGATTATCGAAACTGCTCCCGGCGAAGGGACGCTCATCGTCATGCGCGTACCCAAGTTCCAGCCCGAGAACCGTCCATGA
- a CDS encoding DUF485 domain-containing protein — MSHPPPEPEAVISTDFRDVQEGPEFRELRRRHRSFVFPLAAAFLLWYFLYVLLADYAHEFMSTPVVGNINIGIVLGLLQFVSTFGITMWYVSYANRRLDPVATKIREELESEVEDK; from the coding sequence ATGTCACACCCACCACCAGAGCCGGAAGCCGTGATTTCCACAGACTTCCGCGACGTTCAGGAAGGCCCTGAATTCCGGGAACTGCGTCGACGGCACCGCTCCTTTGTGTTTCCGCTCGCCGCAGCATTCCTGCTGTGGTACTTCCTCTACGTCCTGCTCGCCGACTACGCGCACGAATTCATGTCAACGCCGGTAGTCGGAAACATCAACATCGGTATCGTCCTGGGATTGCTGCAGTTCGTCAGCACCTTCGGAATCACCATGTGGTACGTGAGCTACGCTAACCGTCGGCTTGATCCAGTTGCTACAAAAATTCGTGAAGAACTTGAATCCGAGGTGGAGGACAAATGA
- a CDS encoding cation acetate symporter has protein sequence MTFPLQTGATNVGEPWLNITIFGVFIAITLVIVLRASRNNKTAADYYAAGRSFTGPQNGTAIAGDYLSAASFLGIVGAIAINGYDGFLYSIGFLVAWLVALLLVAEMMRNTGKFTMADVLSFRLRQLPIRIAAAVTTLAVCFFYLLAQMAGAGALVSLLLGIDDRLGQSLVITIVGGLMILYVLVGGMKGTTWVQIIKACLLIAGAFIMTIWVLALHDFNLSTLLGAAIETSGNPAIIEPGLKYGVSETSKLDFISLALALVLGTAALPHVLMRFYTVPTAKEARRSVVWAIWLIGAFYLFTLVLGYGAGALIGAERIQAAPGGVNSAAPLLAFELGGPILLGIISAVAFATILAVVAGLTITAAASFAHDIYANVIRKGRVNPDGEIKVARRTVVVIGILSIAGGIGAQGQNVAFLVALAFAVAASANLPTILYSLFWKRFTTQGAVWSMYGGLGAAIVLIAFSPVVSGTPTSMIPGTDFAVFPLSNPGIVSIPLAFFLGWLGTVLDKRSEDPAKQAEMEVRSMTGVGAEKAVEH, from the coding sequence ATGACATTTCCGCTGCAAACGGGGGCCACAAACGTTGGCGAACCGTGGCTGAATATCACCATCTTTGGGGTCTTCATCGCCATTACGCTCGTGATCGTCCTGCGTGCCAGCCGTAACAACAAAACGGCTGCGGACTACTACGCGGCGGGCCGATCCTTCACGGGGCCGCAGAACGGCACAGCTATTGCCGGTGACTACCTCTCAGCGGCGTCCTTCCTCGGGATAGTGGGCGCCATCGCGATCAACGGCTACGACGGGTTCCTCTACTCCATCGGATTCCTCGTGGCGTGGTTGGTGGCACTGCTGCTGGTGGCCGAAATGATGCGCAACACCGGCAAGTTCACCATGGCGGACGTTCTGTCCTTCCGCTTGCGTCAACTTCCCATACGAATCGCAGCGGCCGTCACCACCTTGGCGGTCTGCTTCTTCTACCTCCTCGCGCAGATGGCCGGCGCCGGAGCGCTCGTCTCCCTGCTCCTGGGCATCGACGACAGACTCGGACAGTCCCTTGTCATCACCATTGTGGGTGGACTCATGATCCTTTACGTGCTGGTAGGTGGCATGAAGGGCACCACGTGGGTTCAGATCATCAAGGCCTGCCTGCTCATCGCAGGCGCGTTCATCATGACGATCTGGGTGCTGGCCCTGCACGACTTCAACCTCTCAACGCTGCTCGGAGCCGCTATCGAAACGTCGGGCAACCCGGCAATCATCGAGCCGGGCCTGAAGTATGGGGTTTCGGAGACGTCCAAGCTCGACTTCATCTCCCTTGCACTGGCCCTCGTGCTCGGAACGGCGGCGCTGCCGCATGTGCTCATGCGTTTCTACACTGTCCCCACGGCCAAAGAAGCACGCCGCTCAGTCGTCTGGGCCATCTGGCTCATCGGCGCGTTCTACCTGTTCACCCTGGTACTCGGCTACGGTGCCGGTGCGCTGATCGGGGCCGAGCGCATCCAGGCGGCTCCAGGCGGAGTCAACTCGGCTGCGCCGCTTCTGGCGTTCGAGCTTGGAGGCCCCATCCTTCTCGGCATTATCTCTGCGGTCGCCTTCGCTACGATCCTCGCGGTAGTTGCCGGTCTCACCATCACGGCCGCGGCATCCTTCGCGCATGACATCTATGCAAATGTCATCCGAAAGGGCCGCGTCAACCCTGACGGTGAAATCAAGGTGGCTCGCCGCACCGTCGTCGTCATCGGCATTCTCTCGATCGCAGGCGGCATCGGAGCACAGGGGCAGAACGTCGCATTCCTGGTGGCGCTCGCCTTTGCCGTAGCCGCCAGCGCGAACCTGCCGACCATCCTCTACTCGCTGTTCTGGAAGCGGTTCACTACCCAGGGTGCTGTCTGGAGTATGTACGGGGGACTGGGCGCGGCAATCGTCCTGATCGCGTTCTCGCCTGTTGTTTCCGGAACGCCGACATCGATGATTCCGGGAACGGACTTCGCGGTATTCCCACTCAGCAACCCAGGTATTGTCTCGATACCGCTGGCGTTTTTCCTTGGCTGGTTGGGAACCGTGTTGGACAAGCGCAGTGAGGACCCGGCCAAACAGGCGGAAATGGAAGTCCGGTCCATGACAGGCGTGGGCGCGGAGAAGGCAGTGGAGCACTAA
- a CDS encoding DUF4383 domain-containing protein, with protein MRTSPNRLLATIFGAVYLLVGIAGFFVTSGIGFFATEGRNLIIFEVNPLHNIIHLAIGAALLLAGLSSVAASKGVNTTIGGVYLLVGVLGLFLVGSSLNIIALNGADNVLHLASAVLLLGVGLSQDKNVAASHRVAV; from the coding sequence ATGCGTACATCACCCAACCGACTCTTAGCCACCATTTTTGGAGCGGTCTACCTTCTGGTCGGCATCGCCGGTTTCTTCGTCACTTCAGGAATAGGCTTCTTCGCTACTGAAGGCAGAAACCTCATCATCTTCGAGGTCAACCCACTCCATAACATCATCCACTTGGCGATCGGCGCAGCGCTCCTGCTGGCGGGCCTCTCCTCGGTCGCGGCATCCAAGGGCGTAAACACCACCATCGGTGGCGTTTACCTGCTGGTGGGCGTCCTCGGCCTGTTCCTGGTTGGCAGCAGCCTGAACATCATTGCCCTGAACGGTGCGGATAACGTCCTTCACCTTGCCAGCGCCGTCCTACTCCTCGGCGTCGGCCTCTCTCAGGACAAGAACGTAGCCGCCTCCCATCGGGTTGCGGTCTAA
- a CDS encoding Lrp/AsnC family transcriptional regulator: protein MQPLDVTDTRLLIAMAKDPRRTVVALAQKLGLSRNTVQARLAQLERKNVFLPFERTISTAALGYPLTAFIQVHVQQQKLASIANELASIPEVIEAFGLTGQADIMVRVVSSDAEDLFRINGKVLGCDGVVRCDTSLAMRELVPYRVGPLLERGPQHSR from the coding sequence ATGCAACCTCTGGACGTAACCGACACAAGACTACTCATTGCGATGGCAAAAGACCCGCGCCGAACCGTTGTCGCGTTGGCTCAGAAGCTTGGGCTGTCGAGAAACACGGTTCAGGCACGCTTGGCGCAGCTGGAGCGGAAGAACGTATTTCTACCGTTCGAAAGGACTATCAGTACGGCAGCCTTGGGCTATCCCCTGACCGCCTTCATCCAAGTGCACGTCCAGCAGCAGAAACTCGCCTCCATCGCCAATGAACTGGCGTCCATTCCTGAGGTCATCGAAGCGTTCGGACTGACCGGACAGGCGGACATCATGGTCAGAGTAGTCTCCAGCGATGCCGAAGACCTCTTCCGTATCAACGGGAAGGTCCTCGGATGTGACGGCGTCGTCCGTTGCGACACTTCCCTGGCCATGCGTGAGCTCGTTCCTTACAGGGTAGGCCCCCTGCTAGAACGCGGCCCCCAACATTCACGCTGA
- the pdhA gene encoding pyruvate dehydrogenase (acetyl-transferring) E1 component subunit alpha — protein sequence MNPAQEDDVVQLLTPSGARTSGEYDRWVEDVDDNELMSLYQDMVVVRRIDAEATALQRQGELALWPPLLGQEAAQVGSARALRTDDFVFSSYREHAVAYCRGVDLTDMTRVWRGNASSGWDPFGINMATPQVIIGAQTLHAVGYGMAIVNDGDDAVAVTYFGDGATSQGDVNEAMVFAASYQAPVIFFCQNNHWAISEPVGLQAQVPIARRAPGFGIPSVRVDGNDVLATLAVTREALHRARTGGGPTYIEALTYRMGPHTTADDPTKYRDANELEDWAAKDPIARLAAYFQERGLYTEDFQSSVKAKADDVAREMRAGCVNMAEPETMDVFKNVYSSPNSWLERQQDHYARYLATFDDTAADAEGSK from the coding sequence ATGAACCCTGCGCAGGAGGATGACGTCGTTCAGCTCCTGACTCCAAGCGGAGCCAGGACGAGTGGCGAGTACGACCGCTGGGTTGAAGACGTTGACGACAACGAGTTGATGTCGCTCTATCAGGACATGGTTGTTGTCAGAAGGATCGATGCTGAGGCAACTGCGCTCCAGCGTCAGGGTGAGCTGGCTCTCTGGCCACCGCTTCTGGGTCAGGAAGCCGCGCAGGTGGGCTCCGCGCGAGCACTGCGCACCGACGACTTCGTCTTCTCGAGCTATCGTGAGCATGCCGTGGCCTACTGCCGTGGTGTGGACCTGACGGACATGACCCGGGTTTGGCGAGGAAATGCATCGTCAGGTTGGGATCCGTTCGGTATCAACATGGCCACGCCTCAGGTCATCATCGGTGCCCAGACACTCCACGCTGTCGGTTACGGTATGGCCATCGTCAATGACGGTGACGACGCCGTGGCTGTCACCTATTTCGGCGATGGAGCCACCAGCCAGGGCGATGTGAATGAGGCTATGGTCTTTGCCGCGAGTTATCAGGCGCCGGTAATCTTCTTCTGCCAGAACAATCACTGGGCCATCTCCGAACCAGTGGGCCTTCAGGCTCAGGTACCCATCGCACGCCGCGCACCGGGCTTCGGTATTCCGAGCGTCCGGGTGGACGGAAATGACGTCCTGGCAACTCTCGCCGTCACCCGTGAGGCCCTTCATCGAGCCCGTACCGGGGGAGGCCCAACGTACATTGAGGCCCTGACCTACCGTATGGGCCCGCATACGACGGCGGATGATCCTACGAAGTACCGCGACGCCAATGAGCTGGAGGACTGGGCGGCCAAGGATCCGATCGCTAGGCTCGCTGCATATTTCCAGGAGCGCGGTTTGTACACGGAAGACTTCCAGTCAAGCGTGAAAGCCAAGGCCGACGACGTAGCGCGAGAAATGCGCGCTGGTTGCGTGAACATGGCAGAACCAGAAACCATGGACGTGTTCAAGAACGTCTACAGCTCACCGAACTCGTGGCTGGAGCGGCAGCAGGACCATTACGCGCGCTATCTCGCGACGTTTGACGATACCGCTGCAGATGCGGAAGGAAGCAAGTAG